A region from the Leptospira venezuelensis genome encodes:
- a CDS encoding DEAD/DEAH box helicase: MDSTLQLSLDFESDSSSGFRGDSCYLKDEPELGIGRIESSDSGKFQIYFPSSDTRKTVSENSNRLKIIGSYPTAFTESFADPELLDLSLQAFELKLTHAYDKLSALSNSRTRLLPHQIESTFVVVNSLRPRFILADEVGLGKTIEAALVMKELIFRRGYKKVLVVAPSPLLVQWKQELKNKFNEDFEIVKRRNFLASGEKNWKNFKHVITSVDFIKNPKYAEEILKTKWDIVVFDEAHRLRRDYHKVTRAYLFAEKIAKKCECLLLLTATPFRGKLEELYYLVHLVDPNLLGPYHTFINDYVLGNKSGLKEKISKVLLRRRKVEVGGFTKRFAKTVKIELSDVERQFYNETTEYVRREYNLAMRTQNRAIGFVMIVFQKLLDSSVFALLSALSKRKFMLENRLHRLQAVGNKLEEWDLDETEGVEDFVSDLDESAPSDLANLRRELLSLNRLILLGKKIKEDRKSQKLKETIAKLKKEGHPKFIIFTQFRSTQDFLASTLSEYKVTLFHGSLSADAKEEAISEFRKTSEILICTEAGGEGRNLQFANVLFNYDLPWSPLKIEQRIGRIHRFGQKDNVFIFNFASKDTVAERILEVLSNKIKLFEESIGGSDELLGAIEDELDFHSSFMRFVTGNKKLKEVEEEIDQRIKIAKKGFEKLGSLVTPKLLDFNLEDYYKTTLQERSFTNQHLETFFVRYAKKYSDRLNFKLKTLKPQVYELDGVNYKGKKATFNSELALADDGLEFLAFGHPLIEEAVQSFLKDRSGWKVGFYRASGNFIYFVFIVEFKFSLDRKELFVVEVNRRSGSSKVLENLPDTVRENRFRSTETDLPDDTEKYFVIACETLELALEDRKKELYEQTKDLFQKEEYKIRNSNQNTLRQLEEKLMRQEAAFKWEGRPEKKSAMNRTKNEIHKVKEDFEVELRKVKVGKEIHHRFELFQAYLPSSV, from the coding sequence TTGGACTCTACTTTGCAGCTCAGTCTAGATTTCGAATCCGATTCCTCCAGCGGGTTCAGAGGGGATTCCTGTTATCTCAAGGATGAACCTGAATTAGGAATTGGAAGGATAGAAAGTTCCGACTCTGGAAAATTCCAGATCTATTTTCCATCTTCCGATACCAGAAAGACCGTTTCTGAAAATTCGAACAGACTGAAAATTATAGGATCTTATCCAACCGCATTCACCGAATCTTTTGCTGATCCAGAATTGCTCGATCTAAGCTTACAAGCATTCGAGTTAAAACTTACTCATGCCTACGACAAACTTTCTGCATTATCCAATTCAAGGACTAGACTTCTTCCTCACCAGATAGAATCCACCTTCGTGGTTGTGAATTCTCTTCGACCTAGATTCATTTTGGCCGATGAGGTGGGATTAGGTAAAACGATAGAAGCTGCCTTGGTCATGAAAGAACTTATCTTTCGAAGAGGCTATAAAAAGGTTTTGGTCGTGGCTCCTTCTCCGCTACTTGTGCAATGGAAACAGGAATTAAAGAATAAATTTAACGAAGACTTTGAGATTGTTAAACGTAGGAACTTCTTAGCGAGCGGTGAGAAAAACTGGAAAAATTTCAAACATGTAATCACTTCTGTAGACTTTATCAAAAACCCTAAATATGCAGAAGAGATCCTAAAAACAAAATGGGATATTGTAGTTTTTGACGAGGCACATCGTTTAAGAAGGGATTATCATAAAGTCACTCGAGCCTATTTATTTGCAGAGAAGATCGCTAAAAAATGTGAATGTTTGCTTCTTCTTACCGCAACACCTTTTAGAGGAAAATTAGAAGAGCTGTATTATTTGGTTCACCTAGTAGATCCGAATTTGCTCGGGCCTTATCATACTTTTATAAACGATTATGTACTTGGAAATAAGAGTGGCTTAAAAGAGAAAATCTCCAAAGTACTTTTACGGCGTAGAAAAGTAGAAGTAGGTGGATTCACCAAAAGATTTGCCAAAACAGTTAAAATAGAATTATCCGATGTAGAAAGACAATTCTACAACGAGACAACGGAATATGTTCGTAGAGAATATAATCTCGCGATGAGAACCCAAAACAGGGCGATCGGATTTGTGATGATCGTATTCCAGAAATTATTAGATTCTTCTGTATTTGCACTTCTTTCTGCATTATCCAAACGTAAGTTTATGTTGGAAAATAGACTCCATCGTTTACAGGCAGTCGGCAATAAATTAGAAGAATGGGATTTGGACGAAACGGAAGGAGTCGAAGACTTCGTTTCCGATCTGGATGAATCTGCTCCTTCTGATCTTGCAAATCTTAGAAGAGAATTATTATCTTTAAACAGGCTGATCCTTTTAGGAAAGAAGATCAAAGAAGACCGCAAAAGTCAGAAATTAAAAGAGACGATTGCAAAGCTCAAGAAAGAAGGGCATCCAAAATTTATAATATTCACTCAGTTCAGAAGTACTCAGGACTTCTTGGCTTCTACTTTGTCAGAATATAAGGTCACATTATTTCACGGATCTTTAAGCGCGGATGCAAAGGAAGAAGCAATTTCCGAATTTAGAAAAACCTCTGAGATCTTGATCTGCACGGAAGCAGGCGGAGAAGGGCGTAACCTTCAATTTGCAAACGTACTATTCAATTATGATTTACCTTGGAGTCCTTTGAAGATTGAACAAAGGATTGGAAGGATCCATAGATTCGGCCAAAAGGATAATGTATTTATTTTTAACTTTGCTTCCAAGGACACAGTTGCAGAGAGAATTTTAGAAGTCCTATCCAATAAGATCAAACTTTTTGAAGAGTCTATCGGAGGCTCAGACGAGTTACTTGGGGCGATCGAAGACGAGTTGGATTTTCATTCCAGCTTCATGAGATTCGTTACTGGAAATAAAAAGTTAAAAGAAGTAGAAGAGGAAATCGATCAAAGGATCAAGATTGCCAAAAAAGGTTTCGAAAAACTGGGCTCATTGGTCACCCCTAAATTATTGGATTTCAATCTGGAAGATTATTATAAGACCACTCTACAAGAAAGATCTTTTACGAACCAACACTTAGAAACTTTCTTTGTTCGATATGCAAAGAAGTATTCTGATAGACTGAACTTCAAACTTAAGACCTTAAAACCTCAAGTCTATGAATTGGATGGAGTAAATTACAAAGGTAAGAAGGCAACATTCAATTCGGAACTCGCACTAGCAGATGATGGATTGGAATTTTTGGCATTCGGTCATCCTTTGATAGAGGAAGCAGTCCAATCCTTTTTGAAAGATAGGTCCGGTTGGAAAGTAGGATTTTATAGAGCTTCTGGTAACTTCATATATTTCGTATTTATCGTAGAGTTCAAATTTTCCTTAGATAGAAAAGAATTGTTCGTAGTGGAAGTGAACCGACGAAGTGGAAGCTCCAAGGTGTTAGAAAATCTTCCTGATACAGTTAGAGAGAATAGATTCAGATCTACTGAAACTGACCTACCTGATGATACCGAAAAATATTTTGTAATCGCATGTGAGACCTTGGAACTTGCATTAGAAGATCGAAAAAAAGAATTATACGAACAAACCAAAGATCTATTCCAAAAAGAAGAGTATAAGATCCGAAACAGCAACCAAAATACACTCCGTCAGTTAGAAGAAAAACTAATGAGACAAGAGGCTGCTTTCAAATGGGAAGGAAGACCCGAAAAAAAATCCGCAATGAATCGAACTAAAAACGAGATCCATAAAGTAAAAGAGGATTTCGAAGTAGAATTGAGAAAGGTAAAAGTGGGAAAAGAGATCCACCATCGTTTCGAACTTTTCCAAGCCTATCTTCCCAGTTCAGTCTGA
- a CDS encoding 7-carboxy-7-deazaguanine synthase QueE, producing MKSVVHEIYLSVSGEGISTGLPTIFVRFAGCSLRCGMDGNRKLWCDTPYALSPNAGKQMELEDVISEIGSISSSPTQILLTGGEPLENSNRIFSQTLAEKLKQSRQVSGMYTRVRVETNGAEPISNLENMVFTLDYKLPGSGMEDKMITENLEFVRDRNDNLDEIKFVIRDRKDFDRTLEVIDGFKLKGNLLASPVFGELAPEILVDWIKENNRTDLRLSLQTHKYIWGEKRGV from the coding sequence ATGAAATCCGTCGTTCATGAAATTTATCTCTCTGTTTCTGGAGAAGGAATTTCAACAGGTTTGCCTACGATTTTTGTCCGGTTCGCGGGATGTTCTCTCAGATGCGGAATGGATGGAAATCGCAAACTTTGGTGCGACACTCCGTACGCTCTTTCTCCGAATGCGGGGAAACAAATGGAGTTAGAAGATGTGATCTCAGAGATAGGATCCATTTCTTCTTCTCCAACACAAATACTTCTGACGGGCGGAGAACCATTAGAAAATTCGAATAGGATTTTCAGCCAAACATTGGCGGAAAAATTGAAACAGTCCAGACAAGTTTCGGGGATGTATACTAGGGTGAGGGTGGAAACAAATGGGGCGGAGCCGATCTCCAATTTGGAAAATATGGTTTTTACCCTGGATTACAAACTCCCCGGTTCCGGAATGGAAGACAAAATGATCACGGAGAATTTAGAATTTGTCCGGGACAGAAACGATAATTTGGATGAGATCAAATTCGTAATTAGAGATAGAAAGGATTTTGATAGAACTTTGGAAGTGATAGACGGTTTTAAATTAAAGGGAAATCTTCTGGCTTCTCCTGTATTCGGAGAGCTTGCTCCCGAAATCCTTGTAGATTGGATTAAAGAAAATAATAGAACGGATCTGCGTCTTTCTTTGCAGACCCATAAATATATTTGGGGAGAAAAAAGGGGAGTTTGA
- a CDS encoding response regulator → MKFSFLEKIKEKSQFLQWKVLIGFFSLTLLLIIASLISLYGMIELKDAGVLIEHTFTVIEEIDQCKSITREIGIAHAYTEDVASDNTRSLFSNLKSEIKILQNLTKDNQIQQVRILGIYNLIATAEKQPISFKSKKGIILIEIAELLNNMQEEELRLLNSRNATNSLRGTRVAYSLLTLVIVSFLVVGYGSFAVKKDIKEKRRITDRLIESESRLLSILDNLPSAFCMMDLEGRALFHNQVFANRFLGSKDKRQDMALENLFGEEKAQFISTVIAKSLEKQGPLDFELDLVVSDEEKTFYCVIVPLVDLEGEVYSVCGLFTDISVRKNYEHDLKKAKEEAEKANRAKSEFLAMMSHEIRTPMNGVIGMTELLIDSNLNKEQKEYAEIIQKSGESLLNIINDILDYSKIESGTLSLEIREFSVIETIEEVLDLFRSRAAQKQIDLVYYLDPNVPDRILCDSLRLKQIFINLIGNALKFTEQGEIFLSAEVSKLEGNLYTILFAIRDTGIGIPAEKQKELFQPFYQVDTSSTRRYGGTGLGLSISSRLIEMMGGVIWVESELNIGTTFSFYIQVEGNNQAKIKEKAANSELENKKVLILDDNSTNLRILAYQLQILGLITFSAKSKEEALNLLDLDIMPDLGILDYNLPGNTGIEIAQEIRKRNFHFPLVLLSSSFLDPKDREIAGELFSGELSKPVKKKDIERIVTEILAEGESGTKAKANTRSSYLASQKEILSSQFPFKIMVAEDNEINQTLAKRIIQKLGFEPLIVPNGKEALIALRERKINLIFMDVHMPEMDGLQATQVIRNTWPLESQPYIIAMTAAAMQGDRDLCLRAGMNDYISKPIVFEELVHVMRKAGNTLFPKSKA, encoded by the coding sequence ATGAAATTTTCCTTTTTAGAAAAAATCAAAGAAAAATCTCAATTCTTGCAATGGAAAGTGCTGATCGGTTTTTTCTCTCTTACCTTACTATTGATCATCGCAAGTTTGATCAGTTTGTACGGAATGATAGAGCTAAAGGACGCTGGAGTTTTGATAGAACATACATTTACAGTCATCGAAGAGATAGACCAATGTAAAAGTATCACTAGAGAGATCGGGATCGCGCACGCATATACGGAAGACGTAGCATCTGATAATACAAGATCCTTATTCTCCAATTTAAAGAGTGAAATTAAGATCCTACAAAATCTCACCAAGGATAACCAGATCCAGCAAGTTCGGATACTGGGAATTTACAATCTAATCGCAACAGCGGAAAAACAACCCATCTCTTTCAAATCTAAAAAAGGAATCATTCTGATAGAGATCGCAGAGCTTCTAAATAATATGCAGGAAGAAGAATTGAGGCTGCTGAATAGCAGAAACGCTACCAATTCTTTAAGAGGAACCAGGGTTGCTTATTCTCTGCTTACTTTAGTCATAGTTTCTTTTCTTGTAGTAGGTTATGGGTCCTTCGCAGTCAAAAAGGATATCAAAGAGAAGAGAAGGATCACTGATAGATTGATCGAAAGTGAATCCAGGCTACTTTCCATTTTGGACAATCTACCATCTGCATTTTGTATGATGGACTTGGAAGGAAGAGCTCTATTCCATAACCAAGTATTTGCAAATCGATTTCTGGGAAGCAAAGACAAAAGACAAGACATGGCCTTAGAAAATCTTTTCGGAGAAGAGAAGGCGCAGTTCATTTCTACCGTTATCGCTAAATCTTTGGAAAAACAAGGTCCCTTAGATTTCGAATTGGACTTAGTAGTTTCGGACGAAGAAAAGACATTCTATTGTGTAATCGTGCCTTTGGTGGATTTAGAAGGAGAAGTTTACTCTGTCTGTGGATTATTCACAGACATTTCTGTTCGTAAAAACTACGAACACGATCTCAAAAAAGCAAAAGAAGAAGCTGAAAAAGCAAACCGCGCTAAGTCGGAATTTTTGGCAATGATGAGCCATGAGATCAGGACTCCGATGAACGGAGTAATTGGGATGACTGAACTACTGATCGATTCCAATCTAAATAAGGAACAAAAAGAATACGCTGAGATCATTCAAAAAAGTGGCGAAAGTCTACTCAATATCATCAATGATATTTTGGATTATTCTAAAATTGAATCCGGAACTTTATCTCTCGAAATCAGAGAATTTTCGGTCATCGAAACCATCGAAGAAGTTTTGGACCTATTCAGATCTCGTGCGGCCCAAAAACAAATCGATCTGGTCTACTATCTTGATCCCAATGTGCCTGATCGGATCTTATGTGATAGTCTACGTTTAAAACAGATCTTTATTAATCTGATCGGTAACGCATTAAAATTCACAGAACAAGGCGAGATCTTTTTATCTGCAGAAGTTTCTAAATTAGAAGGTAATCTATATACGATCCTATTTGCAATTAGGGACACAGGGATTGGAATTCCTGCCGAAAAACAAAAGGAACTATTCCAACCCTTCTACCAAGTTGACACATCTTCCACCAGAAGATATGGAGGAACAGGACTTGGGCTTTCTATCTCTTCTCGTTTGATAGAAATGATGGGTGGAGTTATCTGGGTAGAGAGTGAATTAAATATCGGTACAACCTTCTCCTTTTATATCCAGGTAGAAGGAAACAATCAGGCAAAGATCAAAGAAAAAGCAGCAAACTCAGAATTAGAAAATAAGAAAGTTCTTATACTGGATGATAATTCTACCAATTTACGTATCCTCGCCTACCAGCTGCAAATTTTAGGCCTCATAACTTTCTCCGCTAAATCAAAGGAAGAAGCATTAAATCTACTTGATCTAGATATTATGCCGGACTTAGGGATCTTAGATTATAATCTTCCAGGAAATACGGGAATCGAAATTGCTCAGGAAATTCGTAAAAGAAATTTTCATTTTCCATTGGTACTATTATCTTCTTCTTTCCTAGATCCAAAAGACAGAGAGATCGCCGGAGAATTATTCTCCGGAGAATTAAGTAAACCAGTTAAGAAAAAAGATATAGAAAGGATCGTAACTGAAATTTTAGCCGAAGGAGAAAGTGGAACTAAAGCAAAGGCAAATACAAGATCTTCGTATTTGGCCAGCCAAAAAGAAATTTTAAGCTCTCAATTTCCGTTCAAAATCATGGTGGCAGAAGATAATGAAATCAACCAAACTTTGGCAAAAAGGATAATCCAAAAATTAGGATTCGAGCCACTTATTGTTCCAAATGGAAAAGAAGCTTTGATCGCCCTAAGAGAAAGAAAGATCAATCTGATCTTTATGGACGTTCACATGCCTGAGATGGATGGGCTACAAGCGACTCAAGTCATCCGAAATACTTGGCCTCTGGAATCTCAACCTTATATCATTGCAATGACCGCAGCCGCAATGCAAGGAGACAGGGATCTATGCTTAAGAGCCGGGATGAACGATTATATCTCCAAGCCAATTGTATTCGAAGAGCTGGTCCATGTTATGAGAAAGGCGGGAAATACTCTATTTCCTAAGTCTAAAGCCTAA
- a CDS encoding formylglycine-generating enzyme family protein, producing MSRTRTIIFILFGLLFLFSETGTSQEEKETTSSSSDTRKTVLWTGEVLSVYRNKGKAKIKIGRNSYFAERSEEEIRGILSEKTNLPLFRKPKMEEIGSFQVENIEVEFGKVGKLTKPVSIELRGSFSVAEGKPARLISAGLLIGAYGEETFYQDPSKFDATDVVRNHLAKNILHPKDGKEMVLVHTGYESNGKILYEHMGYFLYGQGSDPGDDSYNPKFGIPDRSSLEEIPSFYIDKYEVTNKEYNKFLKETGTPPPPHWENGTFPRGKEYHPVTNLTYREAEAYSKWAGKKIPSEWQWEKAARGTGLVWRLLKDESYEFISQPQDYPFGNEFDSALCNTRESGGRGTISVFELPSKGQSPYGAIGMCGNVAEWTSSPYLPYPGHRPNTGRFGKHLKVIRGGSYSGTKEEAKAYSRDFGGIPNLLNDRKAGLRLITEVKN from the coding sequence ATGTCCAGAACCAGAACTATTATATTCATCTTATTCGGTTTACTTTTTCTATTTTCAGAAACAGGGACAAGCCAAGAAGAAAAAGAAACTACTTCTTCCTCTTCTGATACTAGAAAAACAGTGCTTTGGACTGGGGAAGTTCTTTCCGTTTATAGAAACAAAGGAAAAGCAAAAATTAAAATTGGAAGGAACTCCTACTTTGCAGAACGTTCCGAAGAAGAGATTAGAGGAATTCTGAGCGAAAAAACAAACTTACCTTTATTCAGAAAACCTAAAATGGAAGAAATAGGTTCCTTCCAAGTTGAGAATATAGAAGTAGAATTTGGAAAAGTAGGAAAACTCACAAAACCAGTTTCCATCGAACTGAGAGGAAGTTTTTCAGTAGCGGAAGGAAAACCTGCAAGATTGATCAGCGCTGGACTTTTAATCGGAGCCTATGGAGAAGAAACATTCTATCAGGATCCTTCTAAATTTGATGCCACAGACGTGGTCCGAAATCATTTAGCTAAAAACATTCTTCATCCTAAAGATGGAAAAGAAATGGTACTTGTTCATACCGGTTACGAATCCAATGGAAAGATCTTATACGAGCATATGGGATATTTCCTATATGGACAAGGCTCCGATCCTGGAGATGATAGTTATAATCCTAAATTCGGAATTCCCGACAGAAGCAGCTTGGAAGAAATTCCTTCTTTTTATATTGATAAATACGAAGTCACAAATAAAGAATATAATAAATTCTTAAAAGAAACTGGAACCCCTCCTCCGCCTCATTGGGAAAATGGAACTTTTCCCAGAGGAAAAGAATATCACCCCGTAACCAACTTAACTTATAGAGAAGCAGAAGCTTATTCTAAATGGGCAGGAAAAAAGATCCCAAGTGAATGGCAATGGGAGAAGGCAGCCAGGGGAACAGGACTTGTTTGGAGATTATTGAAAGACGAGAGTTATGAATTTATCTCTCAACCACAAGACTATCCTTTCGGAAACGAATTCGATTCTGCACTATGTAATACTAGAGAAAGTGGAGGCAGAGGAACAATCTCTGTGTTTGAACTCCCTTCCAAAGGTCAAAGCCCTTACGGTGCAATCGGAATGTGCGGTAACGTGGCGGAATGGACTAGCTCTCCTTATCTCCCTTATCCTGGACATAGACCAAACACTGGAAGATTCGGAAAACATTTGAAAGTAATCCGAGGCGGCTCTTATTCTGGAACCAAAGAAGAAGCTAAAGCTTATTCAAGAGATTTCGGAGGAATTCCGAATCTATTAAATGATAGAAAAGCAGGTCTCAGACTCATCACAGAAGTGAAGAACTGA
- a CDS encoding SDR family oxidoreductase yields the protein MGSFFQDKVFLVTGASSGIGRALASELEKEGAFVGVIARRKEPLKELKLAASHPDRIFVFQADVMSESELKKVVEEFRKKFKRIDGFIHNAGISMRGTAAETDVKIFRSIMDTNYFPLVLLYRLLESDLRQSEGHVVAISSIQGKFATQLRSGYAASKHAMQGFMDSIRLENVKTGIHVMTVCPGFVKTEISVKALEGDGTPHGIMDEGQKNGLEPEAVAKKILKGIEKRKREIIPSKLKEKFGYFLSRVSPKTLDKILVKVRIS from the coding sequence ATGGGGTCATTTTTTCAAGATAAGGTTTTTTTAGTAACAGGGGCAAGTTCCGGGATAGGTAGAGCTCTAGCATCCGAGTTGGAAAAAGAAGGTGCTTTTGTCGGGGTAATCGCGAGAAGAAAAGAACCCCTTAAGGAGCTAAAACTTGCGGCTTCTCATCCGGATCGAATTTTCGTTTTTCAAGCGGATGTAATGTCCGAATCAGAATTGAAAAAAGTAGTAGAGGAATTTCGCAAAAAGTTCAAGAGAATCGATGGCTTCATTCATAACGCAGGAATTTCGATGAGAGGAACTGCTGCGGAGACGGATGTAAAAATTTTCAGGTCCATAATGGACACGAATTATTTTCCTTTAGTATTATTGTATCGTCTTTTGGAATCTGATCTTCGCCAAAGTGAAGGACATGTGGTGGCGATCTCTTCTATCCAGGGCAAGTTTGCGACACAATTGAGATCTGGATATGCAGCAAGCAAACATGCAATGCAAGGATTTATGGATAGTATCCGACTGGAAAATGTCAAAACGGGTATCCACGTTATGACTGTATGTCCTGGCTTTGTGAAAACTGAGATTTCAGTAAAGGCGTTAGAAGGAGATGGAACTCCTCATGGAATTATGGACGAGGGGCAGAAGAACGGATTAGAGCCGGAAGCCGTTGCTAAAAAGATCTTAAAAGGGATAGAGAAAAGAAAACGGGAAATCATTCCTTCTAAATTGAAGGAAAAATTCGGTTATTTCTTAAGCAGAGTTTCGCCCAAAACTTTGGATAAAATTCTTGTTAAAGTCAGGATTTCTTAG
- a CDS encoding DUF2889 domain-containing protein, translating to MALSQLKQKIRYKDCGFQRRYESRYYWFPEESPPSCLIEVSQRDPYHDMTLYMLVNLATMKIMDLDVEEDRVPYETCPHAIKTYSYLIGEDISYNKIMRKFPEDKTMGCLHINELLQNAAQSFSSAYAFFLKERNFPPEWDEYRMYQGDLDPKSRREIGRHWWMKDKGVRNSCYSFSDRHETSELKEQVKPLDSITSLMVKEFRSARGK from the coding sequence ATGGCACTTTCCCAATTAAAACAAAAGATCAGATACAAAGACTGTGGTTTCCAGCGCAGGTATGAGAGTAGATACTATTGGTTTCCGGAAGAAAGTCCTCCGAGTTGCCTGATAGAAGTTAGCCAAAGAGATCCATACCATGATATGACTTTGTACATGTTAGTAAACTTGGCCACGATGAAAATTATGGATTTGGATGTAGAGGAAGATAGGGTTCCTTACGAAACTTGTCCTCATGCGATCAAAACATATTCCTATTTAATTGGAGAGGATATCTCTTATAATAAAATTATGAGAAAATTTCCCGAAGATAAAACGATGGGATGCCTTCACATAAACGAACTTCTTCAAAATGCCGCCCAAAGTTTTTCTTCTGCGTATGCATTCTTCTTAAAGGAAAGAAATTTCCCACCTGAATGGGATGAGTATAGAATGTACCAAGGCGATTTAGATCCGAAATCCAGAAGAGAGATCGGAAGGCATTGGTGGATGAAAGACAAAGGTGTCCGAAACTCTTGCTATAGTTTCTCAGATAGACATGAAACTTCCGAACTGAAAGAGCAAGTAAAACCTCTTGATAGTATTACTTCTTTGATGGTAAAAGAATTCAGAAGTGCCAGAGGAAAGTAA
- a CDS encoding M23 family metallopeptidase, with product MIRSFLIFILSICFCPIFADVIQNCDKKNICSSIETENEETSVYLQAKNLFPGTHITVYTAIEGSNIETEPQSPISFVLNNSEKKKVLTFKKKENTETPVSVAILAVAYYGDLSAKHDETYVYTLPYEGKSWISVGYNSGEEHKGGGAYSLDFVLPDGTPLLAARDGIVVETEDKFTEGRRDPKLIDKANRIVIEHSDGTVAIYGHLKQNGVFVKPGDKVVAGQKIGLSGNTGFSTGPHLHFEVYKPEENRKKKSFATLFKTESGEKEYLSEENAYWTPDGKTPPGFPITNMEEFCISHSFPDPDKTSLCPDKLQTKRKFYLSIPIYKSGPYTFKAEFISVKTKKVSFTFQEKIPSGINFEAWEMQPILSVGKYKIKFYLEEKEIGERSLQILP from the coding sequence ATGATCCGAAGTTTCTTGATATTCATTTTATCCATTTGCTTCTGCCCTATATTTGCAGATGTTATTCAGAACTGTGATAAAAAGAATATTTGCTCTTCGATAGAAACGGAAAACGAAGAAACTTCAGTTTATCTCCAAGCCAAAAACCTGTTTCCAGGAACACATATCACGGTCTATACTGCAATCGAAGGTTCTAATATAGAAACGGAACCTCAAAGCCCGATCTCTTTCGTATTAAACAATTCAGAAAAGAAGAAGGTACTGACCTTCAAAAAGAAAGAGAATACGGAGACTCCCGTTTCGGTAGCGATATTGGCAGTGGCCTATTATGGAGACTTATCCGCAAAACATGATGAGACCTACGTATACACTCTTCCTTACGAAGGAAAGTCTTGGATCTCAGTAGGTTATAATAGCGGAGAAGAACATAAAGGCGGAGGAGCTTATTCTCTGGACTTTGTTCTCCCAGATGGAACTCCACTTTTAGCGGCCAGAGACGGGATCGTAGTAGAAACAGAAGATAAATTTACGGAAGGCAGAAGAGATCCTAAACTCATAGATAAAGCAAACCGAATTGTGATAGAACATTCAGACGGTACAGTCGCAATCTATGGACATCTAAAACAAAACGGTGTATTCGTAAAGCCAGGAGATAAGGTAGTTGCAGGACAAAAAATCGGACTCTCCGGAAATACAGGATTCAGCACAGGGCCACATTTACATTTCGAAGTTTATAAACCGGAAGAGAATCGGAAGAAAAAAAGTTTCGCTACATTATTCAAAACTGAATCCGGAGAAAAAGAATACTTAAGCGAGGAGAATGCTTACTGGACCCCAGACGGAAAAACTCCTCCAGGATTTCCGATCACAAACATGGAAGAATTCTGTATCAGTCATTCTTTTCCTGATCCAGACAAAACTTCCCTTTGTCCTGATAAACTTCAGACAAAACGTAAATTTTATCTTTCGATCCCGATCTATAAATCAGGGCCTTATACTTTTAAGGCGGAATTCATTTCCGTAAAAACGAAAAAAGTAAGTTTTACGTTTCAGGAAAAAATCCCCAGTGGGATCAATTTCGAAGCTTGGGAAATGCAGCCTATTTTGAGCGTTGGGAAGTATAAGATCAAATTCTATCTAGAAGAAAAAGAAATAGGGGAAAGATCCCTACAAATCCTTCCTTGA